One Serpentinicella alkaliphila DNA segment encodes these proteins:
- a CDS encoding TnsD family Tn7-like transposition protein: MNKIPINFYQDEILYSVLARYHHRSGNVDNRDTIEEAFGTRNLVPTIYFPTHLNHLASRTFLSSDELIEKHTLFPLYSCFLPEKRKLEILMFMKGSSKSSIYTKIGTVAGSICTKTGLYYCPLCVKESLYEYGEGYFRRGHQIQGVFICHIHNCVLYQYSQTYSNESRLSFIRLDEKKINYEVKFYEDGKLFEDIAMIANNAQYLLDCNLSNVNQNIIYNKYMQFIRNRNLLSGNGTVYQSDLYYEFSKFYSNDLLNILESNINIESESNWLKMLTRKPKRVTHPVRHILLINFLSRNFSLFFSKKIQSYKPFGNGPWPCLNVACSYYKKLVINNCKVTIDYKTKSPVGTFECECGFIYSRMGSDVNKDDIYKIGRIKYFGNVWNDKLKSLTLENRSVREIARLMNCDSKTVIKYSKLNSIIEEKRIKEKTKLDPATKSKEEKKRKNVNLSINNRVDWGSRDNEIIDMLKSTYIKLLNKEPMVRITRSLLGKTILKSALIYYYLDKLPITRNYIDEITETTEEFQIRRVDNICEKLGSDGEILKKWKIVRIANLRSNYSNKVEERIRYNIDKYNNYLKF; encoded by the coding sequence ATGAATAAGATTCCCATCAATTTCTATCAAGATGAAATTTTGTATAGTGTACTAGCAAGATACCACCATCGCTCAGGCAATGTGGATAATAGGGATACAATAGAGGAAGCTTTTGGAACTAGAAATCTTGTCCCAACAATATATTTCCCAACCCATTTGAATCATTTGGCTTCGCGTACTTTTCTATCAAGTGATGAGTTAATAGAAAAGCATACACTATTCCCACTTTATAGTTGTTTTTTACCTGAGAAGAGAAAGTTAGAAATATTAATGTTTATGAAAGGTAGTTCTAAAAGTAGTATTTATACAAAAATAGGGACTGTTGCGGGTAGCATATGTACTAAAACAGGATTATACTACTGTCCATTATGTGTAAAGGAGAGTTTATACGAGTATGGTGAGGGATATTTTCGTAGAGGGCATCAAATTCAAGGTGTATTTATCTGTCATATTCACAATTGTGTGCTTTATCAGTATTCACAAACATATTCAAATGAAAGTAGATTAAGTTTTATCCGCTTAGATGAGAAGAAGATAAATTACGAAGTAAAATTTTATGAAGATGGTAAACTTTTTGAAGATATTGCAATGATAGCTAATAATGCTCAATATTTATTAGATTGTAATTTATCAAATGTTAATCAAAATATAATTTACAATAAATATATGCAGTTTATTAGAAATAGAAATTTACTTAGTGGAAACGGAACTGTTTATCAAAGTGATTTGTACTACGAATTCAGCAAATTCTATTCTAATGATTTGTTAAATATACTTGAATCAAATATTAACATTGAAAGTGAAAGTAACTGGCTAAAGATGTTAACTCGGAAGCCTAAAAGGGTAACTCATCCAGTCAGACATATACTATTAATAAACTTTTTATCAAGAAATTTTAGTTTGTTTTTTAGTAAAAAGATTCAATCATATAAACCTTTCGGTAATGGACCTTGGCCATGTCTAAACGTAGCATGTAGTTATTATAAGAAGCTAGTAATAAACAATTGCAAAGTTACCATTGATTATAAAACAAAATCTCCAGTTGGAACTTTTGAATGTGAGTGTGGATTTATTTATTCAAGAATGGGATCAGATGTAAATAAGGATGATATTTACAAAATTGGTAGAATAAAGTATTTTGGAAATGTGTGGAACGATAAACTCAAATCTCTAACCTTAGAGAATAGGAGCGTTAGAGAAATTGCTAGATTAATGAATTGCGACTCAAAAACTGTTATTAAATATAGTAAGTTGAATAGCATCATTGAAGAAAAAAGAATTAAAGAAAAAACAAAATTAGATCCTGCAACTAAAAGTAAAGAAGAAAAAAAGAGGAAGAATGTTAATCTATCAATTAACAATAGAGTGGATTGGGGGTCTAGAGATAACGAAATAATAGATATGCTTAAGTCTACATATATCAAATTGCTAAATAAAGAACCAATGGTTAGGATTACACGGTCACTTTTGGGTAAAACAATTTTAAAATCAGCGCTAATTTATTACTATTTAGATAAACTACCCATAACTAGAAACTATATTGATGAAATAACTGAAACCACTGAAGAATTTCAAATAAGAAGAGTTGATAATATATGTGAGAAGCTTGGTAGTGATGGCGAAATACTAAAAAAATGGAAAATAGTAAGGATAGCGAATCTTAGAAGTAACTACTCTAATAAAGTAGAGGAAAGAATAAGATATAATATTGATAAATATAACAATTATTTAAAATTCTAA
- a CDS encoding TnsD family Tn7-like transposition protein yields MLNFTPIPYPDELLSNIFSRYHKMSGNISYFHTLEDLFGIKGAIAAIDFPSKLTNFCSHYPELSKYNDEEYFIYEHTIFSIFKPFIPENRASKVINAMKNNEGKAINMSLGIMAAGICKSKSLKVCSSCIEEDKELYGEAYIHRTHQVPGYNVCVKHNQIMSEFFIPYDKSYAKYIHIDEISKSELLVQIDLNCYFKEFYELSKDIEIINTNYLKNSNVLNSYDRYYYMLNKKGYVTPKGRIKRKKLYHDFMIFYPDGFLSILDSKIEEKDEESWVYRIAYRDKQVIHPIRHLLFIKFLFTDIYDFINLEEVKYHPFGNKPWPCLNPVAEHYKENIVEICEITTDSKTGRPVGKFTCNCGFIYSRRGPDSVENDRYRIGNKKQFGHIWEQKLKDLIINKNCSVKKMSRELYCDEKTVVKYANKLGLLDLLKTNIKPYPTKNTECKYHAYLSEPYKDEILKLLKEFPQYSRTQIRKKAEKEYHWLYKYRRNWLESKLLKSSNSESKRMPNSKVNWEERDRKINEKVKIAIDEIKGFKKPMRLTIGLISKIINYSPLREKLDKLPNTKITLETNVESIEDFHIRKMIIIVDDLREKDKKITKSKIIELAGLSRRSEKVNQLIIDTVEL; encoded by the coding sequence ATGCTAAACTTTACACCTATACCGTATCCGGATGAATTATTAAGTAATATTTTTTCAAGATATCATAAAATGAGTGGTAATATTAGCTATTTTCATACTTTAGAGGACTTATTTGGTATAAAAGGAGCCATTGCTGCAATAGATTTTCCAAGTAAACTAACCAATTTTTGTAGCCATTACCCCGAACTATCTAAATATAATGATGAAGAATATTTTATTTATGAACATACGATCTTTTCTATTTTTAAGCCTTTCATTCCAGAAAATAGGGCTTCTAAAGTAATTAATGCAATGAAAAATAACGAAGGAAAGGCTATAAATATGAGTTTGGGAATAATGGCAGCTGGAATATGCAAATCTAAGTCTTTAAAGGTGTGTAGTAGTTGTATAGAAGAAGATAAAGAATTATACGGCGAGGCTTATATTCATAGAACACATCAAGTACCAGGATATAATGTCTGTGTAAAGCACAACCAAATTATGAGTGAATTTTTTATTCCGTATGATAAAAGTTATGCAAAGTACATACATATTGATGAGATTAGTAAAAGTGAATTACTAGTACAAATTGATCTAAATTGCTATTTCAAGGAATTTTATGAATTAAGTAAAGATATTGAAATAATAAACACTAATTATTTAAAAAATAGTAATGTCCTTAACTCATATGATAGATATTATTATATGTTGAATAAAAAAGGTTATGTTACACCAAAGGGGAGGATTAAGCGTAAAAAATTATATCATGACTTTATGATTTTTTATCCGGACGGGTTTCTAAGCATACTTGATTCTAAGATAGAAGAAAAAGATGAAGAGAGTTGGGTTTATAGAATAGCTTATAGAGATAAACAGGTAATTCATCCGATTAGACATTTGTTGTTTATCAAATTTTTATTTACTGATATATATGACTTTATAAATTTAGAAGAAGTTAAATATCATCCATTTGGAAATAAGCCATGGCCTTGCCTAAATCCAGTAGCAGAACATTATAAAGAAAATATAGTGGAAATTTGTGAGATAACTACTGATTCTAAAACTGGAAGGCCTGTAGGCAAATTTACATGTAATTGTGGATTTATTTATTCCCGTAGAGGTCCAGATTCAGTTGAAAACGATAGATATAGAATAGGTAACAAAAAACAGTTTGGACATATATGGGAACAGAAATTAAAGGATTTAATTATTAATAAAAACTGTAGTGTAAAAAAAATGAGCCGTGAATTATACTGTGATGAAAAGACTGTTGTTAAGTATGCAAATAAATTAGGATTACTGGATTTACTTAAAACTAATATTAAGCCATATCCTACTAAAAATACAGAATGCAAATATCATGCATATTTATCTGAACCATATAAGGATGAAATATTAAAACTATTAAAGGAGTTTCCACAATACTCAAGAACACAAATCAGAAAGAAAGCAGAAAAGGAATATCATTGGCTTTATAAATATAGACGAAATTGGCTTGAATCAAAGTTACTTAAATCTAGTAATAGCGAAAGTAAACGGATGCCTAATTCTAAGGTAAACTGGGAAGAAAGAGACCGAAAAATTAATGAAAAAGTTAAAATAGCTATTGATGAGATAAAAGGATTTAAGAAGCCAATGCGTTTAACGATTGGTTTAATAAGTAAAATCATTAATTATTCTCCTTTGCGTGAGAAATTAGATAAATTGCCAAACACAAAAATTACTTTAGAAACAAATGTTGAAAGTATTGAAGACTTTCATATTAGGAAAATGATTATTATAGTAGATGATTTAAGAGAGAAAGATAAGAAAATTACAAAGTCAAAAATAATAGAACTAGCTGGTTTATCAAGAAGATCAGAAAAAGTTAATCAATTAATAATTGATACAGTTGAATTATAG
- a CDS encoding Mu transposase C-terminal domain-containing protein, which translates to MDKKIYINQLYKVIDSDDEKVDRVLWINDSNKYCYTINIHSTKALPVLKRIDELLTEIENELLIKMVSDPWVRAIREEDMIEIDKKNRERAWDIIKNIVDQPQIYIDKERRKLIKDTSQKNAISEKTVYKYLKRYWQRGMNKNALLSDYYRCGASGNERKSNNKKRGKPSDLSLHENGYRGLNVDDDMKRIFRLSIKEFYESKKEASIQKVYELMISNFFTRKVTINGKVQKELIDKEKIPSIGQFKYWFNKFRDYEKEVKTRKGENRYNLDYRPILSSVDTEAWGPGTRFHIDATIADVYLVNRFNRDWIIGRPVVYAIIDVFSRMITGLYIGLEGPSWLGAMMAIANMTEDKVLFCKQYGLEYNEENWPCKELPMSLLADRGEMEGKMPDGLIGYLNVSLENTAPYRGDLKGIVEQYFRTTNLKIKHWTPGLVKKEYKERGERDYRLDAKLDIYQFTKIIIEVAVHHNNFKWLNNYKLDEYMLRDCVNPIPIELWNWGIQNKSGKLKSISQDVVKLNLMPRGKATILRGGIKFNKMFYSCELAIKEKWYSTAELKGSWSIQVCYDPRNINYIYIPTKEGNAFEKCHLLEKNNVYKDKTLEEIEDRLYEERIKKEKNTMADLQQRVDLDEKIKTIVNEAESMSENIKIKASQRIKNISSNKKLEREALRESEKWEIGEERSNIDSEVVMLPINDNMSENEDLDLFKKYREDLKK; encoded by the coding sequence TTGGATAAGAAAATATATATTAATCAACTATATAAAGTTATAGATTCAGATGACGAAAAGGTAGATCGTGTTTTATGGATAAATGATAGTAATAAGTATTGTTACACTATAAATATACACTCAACTAAAGCTTTACCAGTACTTAAAAGGATTGATGAACTACTAACTGAGATAGAAAATGAGTTGTTAATTAAAATGGTAAGTGACCCTTGGGTTAGAGCTATAAGGGAAGAAGATATGATAGAAATCGATAAAAAAAACAGAGAACGTGCATGGGATATCATTAAAAATATAGTGGATCAACCTCAAATTTATATTGATAAAGAGAGAAGAAAATTAATTAAAGATACTTCACAAAAAAATGCTATTAGTGAAAAAACTGTTTATAAATATTTGAAGAGGTATTGGCAGAGAGGAATGAACAAAAACGCACTTTTATCTGATTATTATCGGTGTGGGGCATCTGGTAATGAAAGGAAGTCAAATAATAAAAAAAGAGGGAAACCAAGCGATCTCTCTTTACATGAGAATGGATATAGAGGACTAAATGTAGATGATGATATGAAGAGAATTTTTAGATTATCTATTAAGGAATTCTATGAGAGCAAGAAGGAAGCATCTATTCAAAAAGTATATGAATTGATGATCTCTAACTTTTTTACAAGAAAAGTAACTATTAATGGAAAAGTTCAAAAAGAATTAATTGATAAAGAAAAAATACCATCTATAGGACAGTTCAAGTATTGGTTTAATAAATTCAGAGATTATGAGAAAGAAGTTAAGACTAGAAAAGGTGAGAACCGATATAACTTAGATTATAGGCCTATATTATCAAGTGTTGATACGGAAGCTTGGGGTCCAGGGACCAGATTTCATATAGATGCTACGATCGCTGATGTTTATTTAGTAAATAGATTCAATCGAGATTGGATAATTGGTCGACCAGTTGTCTATGCGATCATAGATGTATTTAGTAGAATGATTACGGGTCTATACATAGGATTAGAAGGACCGTCATGGCTAGGAGCGATGATGGCGATAGCTAATATGACAGAGGATAAGGTCTTATTTTGTAAGCAGTACGGACTAGAATACAATGAAGAAAACTGGCCTTGCAAGGAGTTGCCTATGTCTTTATTGGCAGATAGAGGAGAGATGGAAGGCAAGATGCCCGATGGCTTAATTGGTTATCTTAATGTTTCATTAGAGAATACTGCTCCGTATCGTGGAGATCTAAAAGGTATAGTTGAGCAATATTTTAGGACTACAAATCTAAAGATAAAACATTGGACACCCGGATTAGTTAAGAAAGAGTATAAAGAACGTGGAGAGAGAGATTATCGATTAGACGCTAAATTGGATATTTATCAGTTTACTAAAATTATTATAGAAGTAGCTGTTCATCACAACAATTTTAAGTGGTTAAATAACTATAAACTAGATGAGTATATGTTAAGAGATTGTGTAAACCCAATTCCTATTGAATTATGGAATTGGGGGATTCAAAATAAATCAGGAAAGCTTAAGTCGATTTCTCAGGATGTAGTAAAGTTAAATTTAATGCCTAGAGGTAAAGCAACCATACTAAGAGGTGGTATTAAGTTTAATAAAATGTTTTATAGTTGTGAATTAGCAATTAAAGAAAAATGGTATTCGACTGCTGAATTAAAAGGTAGTTGGAGTATCCAAGTATGCTATGACCCCCGTAATATAAACTATATATATATTCCAACAAAAGAAGGTAACGCATTTGAGAAATGTCATCTATTAGAAAAAAATAATGTATATAAAGATAAAACATTAGAAGAAATTGAAGACAGGCTGTATGAAGAAAGAATAAAGAAAGAAAAAAATACTATGGCTGACTTACAGCAAAGAGTTGATCTGGATGAGAAGATAAAAACAATTGTAAATGAAGCAGAGAGTATGAGTGAAAATATTAAAATTAAAGCAAGTCAAAGAATTAAAAATATATCTTCTAATAAGAAATTAGAGAGAGAAGCTCTAAGGGAGTCAGAAAAATGGGAGATAGGAGAAGAGAGAAGTAATATCGATAGTGAAGTTGTGATGCTTCCAATTAACGATAATATGAGTGAAAATGAGGATTTAGATTTATTTAAAAAGTATAGGGAGGACTTGAAAAAGTGA
- a CDS encoding ATP-binding protein, with the protein MNNKSFFRLVRGEQVEAQYIEQQLEEYKRNPLIEGLPPILNKEEVFNKIINEPAYSNGERLLKENLRIHCILRLTDYVEPLTTHLDLERRISTMIRRGYVGRNPTSINHLKFINNLSDMKKKHDNSPIEEKLLVLEQRNSFASGFSLIGMSGIGKTTAINRILLTYPQVIYHTRYKDEEFYHYQIVWLKLDCPLDGSLKSFCKSFFKEVDNILGTRYFDKFGSNKTSLDTMVIHMVHIASLHTLGALFIDEIQHLSKAKGGPELMLNFFVTLVNTIGVPVVPIGTFKSFSILQTNFRQARRASGYGEIIWDRMKNDDEWNWFISNMWKYQWTKEESVLTDEIREVIYDETLGITDRAIKLYMLVQWRAISSGKEKITIQLIKKVSKEEMRMTKPMVDALRNNDIDKLHKFDDIFLPDIFQALSKVEHDIKLKGDIEKIRFQQKKISENSLMEVLEKIVLWLIDGGIEAQLAEKSAEKAINKLSYKEELSQLKKEAMALALNTNEKTTSLRTKIKNREAKYAKNDLRQMFMDAEKNKVLVYEILLNEGVIKDPMNEFFGEGLIC; encoded by the coding sequence ATGAATAATAAATCTTTTTTTAGATTAGTTCGAGGAGAGCAAGTAGAAGCTCAATATATTGAGCAGCAACTTGAAGAATACAAAAGAAACCCATTAATTGAGGGACTTCCACCTATATTAAATAAGGAAGAAGTATTTAATAAAATTATAAATGAACCTGCTTATAGTAATGGAGAAAGATTATTAAAAGAAAATCTTAGAATACATTGTATACTAAGACTTACCGACTATGTTGAACCATTAACAACTCATCTGGATTTAGAGAGACGAATATCTACAATGATAAGAAGGGGTTATGTTGGCCGAAACCCAACGTCTATTAATCATTTAAAATTTATTAATAATTTATCTGATATGAAAAAAAAACACGATAATTCACCTATAGAAGAAAAACTACTTGTATTAGAACAACGCAATTCATTTGCTAGTGGATTTTCCTTAATTGGGATGAGTGGAATAGGAAAAACAACTGCGATAAACAGAATTTTACTAACGTATCCTCAAGTAATTTATCATACAAGATATAAAGATGAAGAGTTTTATCATTACCAAATAGTATGGCTAAAGTTAGATTGCCCTCTAGATGGATCATTAAAATCATTTTGCAAGTCATTCTTTAAAGAAGTAGATAACATTTTAGGTACTAGATATTTTGATAAATTTGGTTCGAATAAAACTTCACTAGATACAATGGTAATACATATGGTTCATATTGCATCTCTACATACTTTGGGTGCATTATTTATTGATGAAATTCAACATTTATCCAAAGCTAAAGGTGGGCCGGAATTGATGTTAAATTTCTTTGTAACCTTAGTTAATACAATAGGAGTACCTGTAGTACCTATTGGCACTTTTAAGTCATTTAGTATCTTGCAAACTAACTTTAGACAAGCCAGGAGGGCTAGTGGCTATGGTGAGATTATTTGGGATAGAATGAAGAATGATGATGAGTGGAACTGGTTTATCTCTAATATGTGGAAATACCAATGGACTAAAGAGGAAAGTGTACTAACGGATGAAATTAGAGAAGTAATATATGATGAGACTCTAGGAATTACTGATCGAGCAATTAAGCTTTATATGCTAGTACAATGGAGGGCAATATCATCAGGAAAAGAAAAAATAACAATTCAGTTAATAAAAAAAGTGTCTAAGGAAGAAATGAGAATGACAAAACCTATGGTAGATGCTTTAAGAAATAACGATATAGATAAGTTACATAAATTCGATGATATATTCTTACCTGATATATTTCAAGCGCTTAGTAAAGTCGAACACGATATTAAATTAAAAGGGGATATTGAAAAGATAAGATTCCAGCAGAAAAAGATTTCCGAAAACTCACTAATGGAGGTTTTGGAAAAAATTGTATTGTGGTTAATCGATGGAGGAATTGAAGCACAACTTGCAGAGAAATCAGCAGAGAAGGCTATAAATAAGTTAAGTTACAAAGAAGAATTGTCACAACTTAAAAAGGAAGCAATGGCACTTGCATTAAATACTAATGAGAAAACCACAAGCTTAAGAACAAAAATTAAAAATAGAGAAGCAAAATACGCCAAAAATGATTTAAGACAAATGTTTATGGATGCAGAAAAAAACAAAGTGTTAGTTTATGAAATATTACTTAATGAAGGAGTAATTAAAGACCCAATGAATGAGTTTTTTGGTGAGGGGTTAATATGCTAA
- a CDS encoding TnsA endonuclease N-terminal domain-containing protein encodes MAKRKREMSRDKIDKLIKQGRGSGTMENYKPWHQIHDVASLGRVTRIKGWKTKRVHHFLSDLEKYFYLLAQWSDYVIDIREQYPLLPIEETMQIAEELSIKHNTDVTTKDETVLTTDFLITLKIGNKTVDIARTLKYAKDIENYRIMEKFEIERTYWEKRGIDWGIVTEKQIPKIMCQNLYNIHQSYFIEQDDDLKSRDIRYLSKILINRIQNQKSTIVQVTTDMDIELGMPAGTSLKILKYLIVNKFLGVDLETRLNFNKITTDKINVQESRKLFDSITGWI; translated from the coding sequence ATGGCGAAACGTAAAAGAGAAATGTCTAGAGATAAAATCGATAAATTAATCAAACAAGGGAGGGGCTCAGGGACAATGGAAAATTATAAACCATGGCATCAAATCCATGATGTTGCATCACTAGGGAGAGTTACAAGAATAAAGGGATGGAAGACAAAAAGAGTACACCACTTTCTAAGTGATTTGGAAAAATATTTCTACTTATTGGCTCAATGGTCAGATTATGTAATAGATATACGAGAGCAATATCCTTTGCTACCAATCGAAGAAACTATGCAAATAGCAGAAGAACTTTCTATTAAACATAACACTGATGTGACAACAAAAGATGAAACAGTACTAACGACTGACTTTCTCATAACATTGAAAATTGGAAATAAAACAGTTGACATAGCTAGAACTTTAAAATATGCCAAAGACATTGAAAATTATAGGATAATGGAAAAGTTTGAAATTGAAAGAACATACTGGGAAAAAAGGGGAATAGATTGGGGGATAGTTACTGAAAAACAGATACCTAAAATTATGTGTCAGAATTTATATAATATACATCAGAGTTACTTTATTGAACAGGATGATGATTTGAAAAGTAGGGATATAAGGTACTTATCTAAAATATTGATAAATAGGATACAAAATCAAAAATCAACCATTGTTCAAGTTACAACTGATATGGATATAGAATTAGGTATGCCAGCAGGGACAAGTCTAAAAATACTAAAATATTTAATAGTTAATAAATTTTTAGGTGTGGATTTGGAAACTAGATTGAATTTCAATAAAATAACTACAGATAAAATTAATGTTCAAGAAAGTAGAAAATTATTTGATTCAATTACGGGGTGGATATAA